One segment of Clostridium ljungdahlii DSM 13528 DNA contains the following:
- a CDS encoding transglycosylase domain-containing protein translates to MPKKQKSKKTHKVKKHILLKVFFVFLIVILVFCIKYLSIAVSLYNDASAKVNSISYNTFHGNQTTYLYDSKNSVINKLYASKNSLYLTSFYIPQAVKNAFISIEDKDYFSHGALSIKANLRVLYSIIKNNGKITQGGSTITQQLARTVFLNFDKTYKRKLEEIIIAIKLDQKYTKQQILEFYINNINFANNAYGIEAASRRYFSKSCNELNLSEICFLAAIPNNPTYYNPIKNINNTLKRRDFILSSMKKNNYITDYQYTTAVNYKIVLNPEKYDGNVWIESYALNCAARVLMKLNGFQFKNTFDTQQDIASYDKDYSNVYNKCINDIRTNGYKIYTSIDMDKQKLLQDSLDNGLLDFTEQNKGIYSLQGSSVSIDNKTGYVIAIVGGRTSPEKDYLNRAFQCFRQPGSSFKPLAVYTPAFEKGYDDTTIINDHYIDGGPHNDGDVYMGDISIRTAVQMSLNSVAYQVFNDITPTYGLSFVRDMDFNKIVKKDYTLSAALGGLTYGVTPIEMASAYSTLARGGEFIAPTCIRSIVNSQGETIYENNLGKRRVYTYDASYLMSDILKGTLENTWGTAYNVRLDGITSAAKTGTTSNQKDGWLCGYSAYYTTVVWVGYDIPRYVNNLYGGTYPGQIWHNYMQQVHSGLQDKDFYTS, encoded by the coding sequence TTGCCAAAAAAGCAAAAAAGCAAAAAAACTCATAAAGTGAAAAAACATATACTACTCAAGGTTTTTTTTGTATTTCTAATAGTTATATTAGTCTTTTGTATTAAGTATTTATCTATAGCAGTATCACTCTATAATGATGCGTCAGCTAAAGTAAATTCTATATCATACAATACTTTTCATGGGAATCAAACAACTTATTTGTATGATTCAAAGAATTCTGTAATAAATAAACTATATGCTTCAAAGAATTCTCTATATTTAACATCTTTTTATATACCTCAAGCTGTAAAAAATGCCTTTATATCTATAGAGGACAAAGATTATTTTAGTCATGGTGCTCTTAGTATAAAAGCAAATCTTAGAGTTTTATATTCTATTATAAAAAACAATGGAAAAATTACACAGGGTGGAAGTACAATTACACAGCAGTTAGCAAGGACTGTGTTTTTAAATTTTGATAAAACTTACAAAAGGAAATTAGAAGAAATAATAATTGCTATAAAATTAGATCAAAAATATACTAAACAACAAATTCTAGAATTTTATATTAATAATATTAATTTTGCCAATAATGCTTATGGAATTGAGGCGGCTTCAAGGAGATATTTTAGCAAAAGTTGTAATGAACTTAATTTATCAGAAATATGCTTTTTAGCTGCAATACCCAATAATCCTACTTATTATAACCCTATAAAGAATATAAACAATACATTAAAACGTAGAGATTTTATTCTATCATCAATGAAGAAAAATAATTATATTACAGATTATCAATACACTACAGCAGTTAACTATAAGATTGTATTAAACCCAGAAAAATATGATGGAAACGTATGGATTGAATCCTATGCTCTTAATTGTGCTGCAAGGGTGCTTATGAAGCTAAATGGATTCCAATTTAAAAATACATTTGATACACAGCAAGATATAGCTAGCTATGATAAAGATTATTCTAATGTATATAACAAATGTATAAATGATATCCGCACTAATGGATATAAAATTTATACTTCTATAGATATGGATAAGCAAAAACTTTTGCAAGATTCCTTAGATAATGGGCTCCTAGATTTTACAGAGCAAAATAAAGGAATATATTCTCTGCAGGGTTCATCCGTTTCAATAGATAATAAAACTGGATATGTTATAGCAATAGTGGGTGGTAGAACTAGTCCCGAAAAAGATTATTTAAATAGGGCATTTCAGTGCTTTAGACAGCCTGGTTCATCTTTTAAACCTTTGGCAGTTTATACCCCTGCCTTTGAAAAAGGATATGATGACACAACTATTATAAATGATCATTATATAGATGGAGGTCCTCATAATGACGGTGATGTTTATATGGGAGATATATCTATACGAACAGCTGTGCAAATGTCATTAAATAGTGTTGCATACCAAGTATTTAATGACATAACGCCTACTTATGGGTTATCCTTCGTAAGGGATATGGATTTCAATAAAATTGTAAAAAAAGATTACACTCTATCTGCTGCATTAGGCGGTTTAACTTATGGAGTAACTCCCATAGAAATGGCATCTGCTTATTCAACACTTGCAAGAGGAGGAGAATTTATTGCTCCTACATGCATACGTAGTATTGTAAATAGCCAGGGAGAAACTATTTATGAAAATAACTTAGGAAAAAGAAGAGTATATACTTATGATGCAAGTTATTTAATGTCGGATATTTTAAAAGGTACTTTAGAAAATACCTGGGGTACTGCATATAATGTAAGGCTTGATGGAATTACCAGTGCTGCCAAGACTGGTACAACAAGTAACCAAAAGGATGGCTGGTTATGCGGATATTCTGCTTATTATACTACGGTAGTATGGGTTGGATATGATATACCACGGTATGTTAATAACCTATATGGGGGAACATACCCGGGACAAATTTGGCACAATTATATGCAGCAGGTACATTCAGGATTACAAGACAAAGATTTTTATACGTCTTAG
- the uppP gene encoding undecaprenyl-diphosphatase UppP yields the protein MSIIQAIIYGIVQGIGEFLPISSSAHLIAIPQIFGWQDPGLAFDVALHLGTLAAVIAFFWKDWTKLIYSGIMNPKSKDGKLFWFIVIASIPGAVVGKLFEKQAESAFRNLALIGTMLIIIGIILYIADKRYDGEVAVENIGFKRSFFIGLSQALAIIPGVSRSGITMTTGLFSGLSKEGAARFSFLLSTPIILGAGLLKLKDLIHTPISSMPSFAIGVLVSAVVGFLSIKFLLNYLKNKGFGIFVVYRIVVGFTFIAIYLLRK from the coding sequence ATGTCAATAATACAAGCGATTATATATGGTATTGTTCAAGGTATAGGAGAATTTTTGCCGATATCTAGTTCCGCTCACCTTATAGCTATTCCACAAATATTTGGATGGCAGGATCCTGGCCTTGCCTTTGATGTAGCACTACATCTTGGAACTCTTGCTGCAGTAATCGCATTTTTTTGGAAGGATTGGACTAAGTTAATTTATTCTGGTATTATGAATCCAAAATCTAAGGATGGTAAATTATTTTGGTTTATAGTAATTGCTTCTATACCTGGAGCTGTAGTAGGAAAACTATTTGAAAAACAAGCTGAATCTGCCTTTAGAAACCTCGCCCTTATAGGTACTATGCTTATTATAATAGGTATAATATTATATATTGCAGATAAGAGATATGATGGTGAGGTAGCAGTTGAGAATATAGGGTTTAAAAGAAGTTTTTTTATTGGATTATCACAAGCTTTAGCTATTATACCTGGTGTATCTCGCTCTGGAATCACTATGACAACTGGATTATTTTCTGGCCTTTCAAAAGAAGGTGCAGCCAGATTTTCATTTCTTCTTTCCACTCCAATTATTTTAGGAGCTGGATTACTTAAATTAAAAGATTTAATACATACTCCAATTAGCAGTATGCCATCATTTGCTATAGGTGTTTTAGTGTCTGCTGTGGTTGGATTTTTAAGTATTAAATTCTTATTAAATTATCTAAAAAATAAGGGATTTGGTATATTTGTAGTTTATAGAATTGTAGTAGGCTTTACTTTTATAGCTATTTACCTTTTAAGAAAATAG
- a CDS encoding transglycosylase domain-containing protein, translated as MPKKKNRGSSLLKHLFLSILVLVIIFSGFIYLKYGHTVKSLYDDAVIKVNNCSEYTFKNREKYLNNGKSLYLESTQIPNNVKNAFIVIEDKNFYKHGGISTEAVFRAVYSLFVNNGKITQGGSTIAQQLARNVFLNFDKNYQRKLEEMFIATKLEQKFTKDQVLEFYINNIYFSNNAYGINSASKKFFNKDCRELNLSEICLLVGIPNDPQYYDPIKHLDNALQRKNLILKNMKENNYITDTEYENAINYKIVLNLDEK; from the coding sequence ATGCCAAAGAAAAAAAACAGAGGAAGTAGTTTATTAAAACATTTATTTTTAAGTATTTTGGTATTAGTTATTATTTTTAGTGGATTCATTTATCTTAAATATGGACATACGGTTAAGTCTCTATATGACGATGCAGTTATAAAAGTAAATAATTGTTCAGAGTATACTTTTAAAAATAGAGAAAAGTATTTAAATAACGGAAAATCTCTATATTTAGAATCTACACAAATTCCTAATAATGTGAAAAATGCTTTTATTGTTATTGAAGATAAGAATTTTTATAAACATGGAGGAATTAGTACAGAGGCTGTTTTTAGAGCAGTATATTCTTTATTCGTTAACAATGGGAAAATAACGCAAGGAGGAAGTACTATTGCTCAACAATTAGCGAGAAATGTGTTCTTGAATTTTGATAAAAATTATCAAAGAAAATTAGAAGAGATGTTTATTGCTACAAAGCTAGAGCAAAAATTTACAAAAGATCAAGTATTAGAGTTTTATATTAACAATATTTATTTTAGTAACAATGCTTATGGTATTAATTCTGCTTCCAAAAAATTTTTTAATAAAGATTGTAGAGAACTGAATCTTTCAGAAATATGTTTATTAGTTGGTATACCTAATGATCCCCAATATTATGATCCAATAAAGCATTTAGATAATGCCTTGCAGCGAAAAAATTTAATATTAAAAAATATGAAAGAAAATAACTATATAACTGATACGGAATATGAGAATGCGATTAATTATAAAATAGTATTAAATCTGGATGAAAAATAG
- a CDS encoding manganese efflux pump, protein MILILSALLFSLSSNLDNVVVGIAYGIKKIRIGIIPNLAIAIITCTGTFLSMSLGVYISKFLPHSIANALGSIAIAILGVYFITQSIIKLINNKKSNGLALKDITDMIEYAEKSDLDNSGDINIKEALLVAFGLTFNNLGTGIAASITGVNIQFTVIFTFILSILTIITGEAVGNHILGKLFGKYAPLISGILLIALGIIEFFN, encoded by the coding sequence ATGATATTAATTTTATCTGCATTATTGTTTAGTTTATCCTCTAACCTAGATAATGTAGTTGTGGGTATTGCTTACGGAATAAAGAAAATAAGGATAGGAATAATTCCTAACCTTGCAATAGCAATTATAACTTGTACAGGAACATTTCTATCAATGTCACTTGGGGTGTATATATCAAAATTTTTACCTCACTCTATAGCAAATGCATTAGGTTCTATAGCCATTGCTATATTGGGGGTATATTTTATAACACAAAGTATAATAAAACTTATAAATAATAAAAAATCAAATGGACTTGCTTTAAAAGACATTACTGATATGATTGAATATGCCGAAAAGTCAGATTTGGACAACTCCGGTGATATAAATATAAAAGAAGCTCTTCTTGTAGCGTTTGGCTTAACCTTTAATAACTTAGGTACCGGTATAGCAGCTAGTATAACAGGAGTTAATATTCAATTTACAGTTATATTTACATTTATATTAAGTATTCTTACAATTATAACTGGTGAAGCTGTAGGTAATCATATATTGGGTAAATTATTTGGTAAATATGCACCATTAATTTCGGGCATATTATTAATAGCACTTGGTATAATTGAATTCTTTAATTGA
- a CDS encoding DedA family protein, translating to MSVIGALISVILHLDKYLNVMIQNYGIWTYAVIFLIIFCETGLVVTPFLPGDSILFAAGALASTGSLEILILFIAFYLAAVIGDTVNYHIGKKIGTKILEKEDIKYINKEYLNKAHRFYKKHGSMTIVVGRFIPIIRTFVPFVAGIGKMGYSKFITYNMLGGFLWVTLFLGGGYFFGNLPFIKQHFSYVLIAIIIISLIPGVVTFIGEKRNENNNSGDMINIEP from the coding sequence ATGAGTGTTATAGGAGCTTTAATTAGTGTAATATTGCATCTTGATAAATATTTAAATGTAATGATACAAAATTACGGAATATGGACATATGCTGTTATATTTCTAATTATATTTTGTGAGACTGGATTAGTTGTTACTCCATTTTTACCAGGAGATTCTATTTTATTTGCAGCGGGGGCACTGGCATCTACTGGATCACTTGAAATATTAATACTATTTATTGCATTTTACTTAGCTGCAGTTATTGGTGATACAGTTAACTATCACATAGGGAAAAAGATTGGAACTAAAATTTTAGAAAAAGAAGATATTAAGTATATAAATAAAGAATATCTTAACAAGGCACACAGATTTTATAAAAAGCATGGCTCTATGACTATAGTAGTAGGGAGGTTCATACCTATAATAAGGACTTTTGTACCTTTTGTGGCTGGAATAGGGAAGATGGGTTATTCAAAATTTATTACTTATAATATGCTAGGTGGATTTTTGTGGGTTACATTATTTTTAGGGGGAGGGTATTTCTTTGGAAACTTACCTTTTATAAAACAACATTTTTCATATGTTCTAATTGCCATTATAATAATTTCTCTTATCCCAGGAGTAGTTACATTTATAGGAGAAAAGAGAAATGAAAATAATAACAGTGGAGATATGATTAATATAGAGCCTTGA
- a CDS encoding undecaprenyl-diphosphatase, producing MNMELFRLINNLANKNSILDSIMIFFSKDVPYIFMAALATVFILGIVKTNSDYRKIAFSTFVITVINLILSFIIGGIYYKDRPFVHNKVNLLFTHVKDASFPSDHAMGTMSIALGLGKYNKVLSLMLTILSVIVGFSRVYVGQHYPMDVIGAYMIVCGTSYIYNLKLRSKIENLYEILEKKLITLGGFSRLYNKQNLRNTKTTFKNQ from the coding sequence ATGAATATGGAACTTTTTAGATTAATAAATAATTTAGCAAATAAAAATAGTATTTTAGATAGTATAATGATTTTCTTTTCAAAGGATGTACCTTATATATTTATGGCAGCTCTTGCAACAGTATTTATTTTAGGAATTGTAAAAACAAATTCTGATTATAGAAAGATTGCGTTTAGCACTTTTGTTATTACAGTAATCAACCTGATTTTAAGTTTTATTATTGGAGGCATTTACTATAAGGACAGGCCATTTGTTCATAATAAGGTAAATCTATTATTTACTCATGTGAAAGACGCATCTTTTCCAAGTGACCATGCAATGGGGACAATGAGTATAGCGTTAGGACTTGGAAAGTATAATAAGGTACTTAGTTTAATGTTAACTATATTGTCGGTAATTGTAGGATTTTCAAGAGTATATGTTGGACAGCACTATCCTATGGATGTTATAGGTGCGTATATGATTGTTTGTGGAACAAGTTACATTTATAATCTGAAATTGAGGAGCAAAATTGAAAATTTGTATGAAATACTTGAAAAGAAATTGATAACATTGGGTGGATTTAGTAGATTATACAATAAACAGAACTTACGCAACACAAAAACAACATTCAAAAATCAATAA
- a CDS encoding magnesium transporter, with amino-acid sequence MQFTSVYLSRILGNKIYTTSKEVIGTLKDAAVDVNFQNPKVTIAVVRTKEGTRFIGFDNINVSKEKGQYVLICSEVQDKDLGDCMLLKKYVLDKQIVDVNGRKVVRANDVRLVILPSGMFIAAVDIGMDGLLRRIGIAKPLKRLGFKISSKLMLWDDIQTAFTSKDILLSKSYNKLSTLHPSDLADIIEDFDVNTGAIIFSSLDNAKAADVLEELEEDVQVSLIRTLSTDKAADILEEMPADEAADVLDGLNENKAEELLNNMEKEISDEVRELMEYEEYLVGSIMNTDFIACPIYYTVADVVNDICQSKEEIDEIYYVYVVSDENKLVGIVSLRDLIISKQDKKLEDIMIKEVIYMKDTDEIRDLVKAVSKYNLFSIPVIDEQMHIIGIVNINDIFYEITKSNKRYR; translated from the coding sequence ATGCAATTTACAAGTGTTTATTTAAGTAGAATATTGGGCAATAAAATTTATACGACTAGTAAAGAAGTAATAGGAACTTTAAAGGATGCAGCTGTTGATGTGAACTTTCAAAATCCTAAAGTTACCATAGCTGTTGTTAGGACAAAAGAAGGAACAAGATTTATTGGCTTTGATAATATCAATGTTTCTAAAGAAAAAGGACAGTATGTTTTAATATGTAGTGAAGTTCAAGATAAAGATTTAGGTGACTGTATGTTACTGAAAAAGTATGTTTTAGACAAACAGATTGTTGATGTTAATGGAAGAAAGGTAGTTAGAGCTAACGATGTTAGATTAGTTATATTACCATCAGGTATGTTTATTGCAGCAGTAGATATTGGTATGGATGGGCTATTAAGAAGGATTGGAATTGCAAAACCATTAAAGAGATTAGGATTTAAAATATCAAGTAAACTAATGTTATGGGATGATATTCAAACGGCTTTTACCTCAAAAGACATTTTACTTTCAAAAAGCTATAATAAACTATCCACACTTCATCCTTCAGATCTTGCAGATATAATTGAGGATTTTGATGTAAATACGGGGGCAATTATTTTCTCTAGCTTAGATAACGCAAAAGCTGCAGATGTATTAGAAGAGCTAGAAGAAGATGTACAGGTAAGCTTGATCAGAACATTATCTACAGATAAGGCAGCTGATATTTTGGAAGAAATGCCAGCTGATGAGGCTGCAGATGTTTTAGATGGATTAAATGAAAATAAAGCAGAAGAATTGCTTAATAATATGGAGAAAGAAATTTCAGATGAAGTAAGAGAACTTATGGAATATGAGGAATACTTAGTGGGAAGTATTATGAATACTGATTTTATAGCATGTCCAATTTATTACACAGTAGCTGATGTAGTAAATGATATTTGTCAATCAAAAGAGGAAATCGATGAAATTTATTATGTTTATGTTGTAAGTGATGAAAATAAGCTTGTAGGAATAGTATCTTTAAGAGATTTAATTATTTCCAAACAGGATAAAAAATTAGAAGATATTATGATTAAAGAAGTTATATATATGAAGGATACAGATGAAATAAGGGATTTAGTTAAAGCTGTATCAAAATATAACCTATTTTCTATACCCGTAATTGATGAACAAATGCATATCATAGGGATTGTTAATATAAATGATATTTTCTATGAAATTACTAAGTCAAATAAGAGGTATAGATAG
- a CDS encoding Nramp family divalent metal transporter — MNAKRKTWMANLLIFLSVLGPGIITGSVDNDAGGITTYSVAGAAYGYKLLWSLIPCFIVLLVVQEMNARMGIVTGKGLADLIRENFGVKITFFIFIGLIIADIGNTATEFAGVAGSMQIFGVSKYISVPLAAIAVWILVVKGTYKTTEKLFLVFSIFLLSYVGSALFARPDWHEIGHALIHPSIETNYDYISTVIGMVGTTIAPWMQFYMQSAVIEKGLKMEEFKYEFWDVVVGSIITVVVAFFIIVACGATLHKNGIQINEAKDAALALKPLAGAFASQIFAFGLFIASIFSATILPLATAFYICEAFGFEAGINKTLKEAPQFFTLFTIIIIIGIGIILIPGAPLIQITLWSQIINGVLLPVVLICMMLMVNNKDIMGEYVNGRTKNVIGWITIIVLVILTAILTFEPIVTALKK; from the coding sequence ATGAATGCAAAGAGAAAAACATGGATGGCAAATCTATTGATATTTTTAAGTGTTTTAGGTCCTGGAATTATAACAGGTAGTGTAGATAATGATGCAGGTGGTATTACAACATATTCTGTAGCAGGTGCTGCATATGGTTACAAATTACTTTGGTCATTAATACCATGCTTTATTGTGCTTCTTGTAGTGCAGGAAATGAATGCTAGAATGGGTATAGTTACAGGTAAAGGATTGGCAGATTTAATTAGAGAAAATTTTGGTGTTAAGATAACTTTTTTTATATTTATTGGATTAATCATTGCAGATATAGGAAATACAGCTACTGAGTTTGCAGGTGTTGCAGGTAGTATGCAGATTTTTGGAGTAAGCAAATATATATCTGTGCCACTAGCTGCTATTGCAGTATGGATTCTAGTGGTAAAGGGTACTTATAAGACTACTGAAAAGTTGTTTTTGGTTTTTAGCATATTTTTGTTATCCTATGTTGGTTCTGCACTTTTTGCTAGACCAGACTGGCATGAAATAGGACATGCGTTAATTCATCCTTCTATTGAAACTAATTATGACTATATAAGTACAGTTATTGGCATGGTGGGAACTACTATTGCTCCCTGGATGCAGTTTTATATGCAGTCAGCAGTTATAGAAAAAGGACTTAAGATGGAAGAATTTAAATACGAATTTTGGGATGTTGTTGTTGGCAGTATTATTACAGTAGTAGTTGCTTTTTTTATAATCGTAGCTTGTGGGGCAACCCTTCATAAAAATGGAATTCAAATAAATGAGGCTAAAGATGCTGCATTAGCGTTGAAGCCACTTGCCGGAGCTTTTGCTTCTCAAATTTTTGCTTTTGGATTATTTATAGCTTCTATTTTTTCGGCCACAATACTACCTTTAGCTACAGCATTTTATATTTGTGAAGCTTTTGGCTTTGAAGCTGGTATAAATAAAACATTAAAAGAAGCACCACAATTTTTTACACTGTTTACTATAATAATTATTATTGGGATTGGTATTATATTGATTCCAGGAGCACCTTTAATTCAGATAACATTATGGTCACAAATTATAAATGGTGTGTTACTTCCAGTAGTTTTAATTTGTATGATGCTTATGGTAAATAATAAAGATATTATGGGGGAATATGTAAATGGTAGGACTAAAAATGTAATAGGATGGATAACTATTATAGTGTTAGTTATATTAACAGCTATTTTAACTTTTGAACCTATCGTAACTGCTTTAAAAAAATAG
- a CDS encoding amino acid permease, with protein sequence MDKQNPLNENLERGLQERHIQLIAIGGAIGVGLFLGSATAIQTAGPAILLVYALAGIVMFFIMRALGELAISYPVSGSFSTYASEFIGPLTGYLTGWTYWFMWIVTCMAEITAVGIYVKFWLPSIPQWIPALIAVVIMTCINLIAVKAYGEFEFWFALIKVVTIISLIIFGLLMIIFGLGNDGKPIGFSNLWTHGGFFPKGIWGVIMSVVMVMFSYLGMELIGITAGEAKDPQKTIPSAINKVLWRILVFYVGALFIIMSLYPWNSLGTIGSPFVLTFSKLGIVVAAGIINFVVLTAALSSCNSGIFSTGRMLYNLSLQGTAPKVFNKLGKTHVPTYGIIFSSAFMLIGVFLNYMVPSKVFTYVTSVATFGAIWVWSIILIAQMNFRKKLTLQQVRELKFPMVGYPYINWISLSFLVFVVVTMFFNKDTLIAIIIAPIWFTILIVCYYLFSLNKKSK encoded by the coding sequence ATGGATAAGCAAAATCCACTAAATGAAAATCTAGAACGAGGTTTGCAAGAACGTCATATTCAATTGATTGCAATTGGTGGCGCCATAGGAGTGGGATTATTTTTAGGCTCTGCCACTGCTATTCAAACAGCTGGTCCAGCTATTTTGTTAGTATATGCACTTGCAGGAATCGTAATGTTTTTTATTATGAGAGCTTTAGGTGAACTAGCAATCTCATATCCAGTTTCTGGTTCATTCAGTACTTATGCTAGCGAATTTATAGGGCCCCTTACAGGTTATTTAACGGGTTGGACTTATTGGTTTATGTGGATTGTAACTTGTATGGCTGAGATTACTGCAGTAGGTATATATGTTAAATTTTGGCTTCCCAGCATACCTCAATGGATACCAGCTCTTATAGCGGTTGTTATAATGACTTGTATAAATCTAATTGCTGTAAAAGCCTATGGGGAATTTGAATTTTGGTTTGCACTGATTAAGGTTGTTACAATTATTTCATTGATTATATTTGGATTACTTATGATCATATTTGGTCTAGGCAATGATGGTAAGCCAATTGGGTTTTCAAATTTATGGACTCATGGAGGCTTTTTTCCCAAAGGAATATGGGGAGTTATTATGTCAGTAGTAATGGTTATGTTTTCATACCTAGGAATGGAACTTATAGGTATTACAGCAGGAGAGGCAAAAGATCCACAAAAAACTATACCATCAGCTATTAATAAAGTTCTTTGGAGAATATTGGTCTTTTATGTAGGTGCACTTTTTATAATTATGTCTCTTTATCCATGGAACAGTCTAGGTACGATAGGAAGTCCTTTTGTTTTAACTTTTAGCAAACTTGGAATTGTAGTAGCTGCAGGAATTATAAATTTCGTAGTACTAACTGCAGCGTTATCCTCTTGTAACAGTGGAATTTTTAGTACTGGTCGTATGCTTTATAATCTTTCCCTTCAAGGTACAGCCCCGAAAGTATTCAATAAACTTGGAAAAACTCATGTTCCAACTTATGGAATTATATTTTCTTCAGCTTTTATGCTAATTGGAGTTTTTCTTAACTATATGGTTCCTTCAAAAGTATTTACTTATGTAACCAGTGTTGCAACATTTGGTGCAATTTGGGTTTGGAGCATAATTTTAATAGCTCAAATGAACTTCAGAAAGAAACTTACACTGCAACAAGTTAGAGAACTAAAATTCCCGATGGTGGGATATCCCTACATTAATTGGATTAGTCTATCATTTTTAGTATTTGTGGTGGTAACCATGTTTTTTAATAAGGATACCTTAATAGCCATTATTATAGCACCTATTTGGTTTACTATTTTAATAGTTTGCTATTATTTATTTAGTTTAAACAAAAAAAGTAAGTAA
- a CDS encoding metallophosphoesterase family protein: MIFVIITAITSCGTRNLMDKKEKISPYPSTSTEQGKNGSLRFVVMADCRGIGGGINKRAITETLQSIKKIIPQPSFAVMPGDLVQGGFGYLGIKIQLQYFKNTVTKYYPIDFFYPGFGNHEATSGAKSEQAFEETFHEFKANFLRGYHKTVYYFDKNNIGFYMLNSNHPGEDHSISDTQLNWIKANTNLKKHNFYFFHEPAYPTGSHVGSSLDVNKLQRDKLWKIINHAENPMVFCGHEHNYTRRHINSDFNESINGQTFKFNKLVYQVTTGTFGAPLYKDYIDKKNVDIPPVKEYQFAIVDVNESKVEVTVYNLDGKIIDHFEQ; this comes from the coding sequence ATGATATTTGTTATTATTACTGCAATCACTTCATGTGGAACTAGAAATCTAATGGATAAGAAAGAAAAGATTTCACCATACCCAAGTACCAGTACTGAACAAGGAAAAAATGGATCCTTGCGTTTTGTAGTTATGGCTGATTGTCGGGGGATAGGTGGAGGAATTAATAAAAGAGCTATTACAGAAACTCTCCAAAGCATAAAAAAGATAATACCTCAGCCTTCATTTGCAGTTATGCCCGGTGACTTAGTGCAAGGTGGATTTGGCTATTTGGGTATAAAGATTCAACTGCAGTATTTTAAGAATACAGTTACCAAATATTATCCCATTGATTTCTTTTATCCTGGTTTTGGAAATCATGAAGCAACATCTGGAGCTAAAAGTGAACAGGCATTTGAGGAAACTTTCCATGAGTTTAAAGCAAATTTTTTAAGAGGATATCATAAAACAGTCTATTATTTTGATAAAAATAATATTGGATTTTATATGCTGAATTCTAACCATCCCGGTGAAGATCACAGTATATCGGATACACAGTTAAATTGGATAAAAGCAAATACAAATTTGAAAAAACATAACTTTTATTTTTTTCATGAACCTGCGTACCCAACAGGCTCTCACGTGGGCAGCTCGCTGGATGTAAATAAGCTGCAGCGGGATAAGCTCTGGAAAATCATTAACCATGCGGAAAATCCAATGGTTTTTTGTGGACACGAACATAACTATACCCGACGCCATATAAATTCAGACTTCAATGAAAGCATTAATGGCCAGACTTTTAAATTCAACAAACTTGTCTATCAAGTTACCACAGGTACTTTTGGAGCACCATTATACAAAGATTATATCGATAAAAAGAACGTAGACATACCACCTGTTAAGGAATATCAATTTGCAATAGTGGATGTAAATGAAAGTAAAGTCGAAGTTACAGTCTATAATTTGGATGGAAAAATAATTGACCATTTTGAGCAGTAA